A genomic window from Montipora capricornis isolate CH-2021 chromosome 8, ASM3666992v2, whole genome shotgun sequence includes:
- the LOC138014558 gene encoding transmembrane protein 11, mitochondrial-like, protein MADELSEDVCEGGCVIIHEIYDSEDAHEQFEADLERALESQCGMIVIEPTAIGEETARWIQVGNCLHKTAVIAGLGCFLSPRILPKVLKEPVSFGCGGVSFLCAVLYGISWQFDPCCQYQVEYDTKKLAKLPLGSLTSSSPIVLVRKDDKYRKRLQNLIAGSAFVYCGWKVYWWYFG, encoded by the exons ATGGCGGACGAGTTGAG TGAAGATGTCTGTGAGGGAGGCTGTGTTATCATCCATGAAATTTATGATTCAGAGGATGCACATGAACAGTTTGAGGCAGATTTAGAGAGAGCACTAGAATCCCAGTGTGGAATGATTGTAATTGAACCTACTGCAATCGGAGAGGAAACTGCTCGTTGGATTCAAGTTGGGAATTGTTTACACAAGACTGCAGTTATTGCGGGACTTGGCTGCTTTTTAAGCCCTCGGATACTACCCAAAGTTCTCAAGGAACCTGTTAGTTTTGGTTGTGGAGGTGTAAGCTTTTTGTGTGCAGTACTGTATGGCATTTCATGGCAGTTTGATCCATGCTGTCAGTATCAAGTTGAATATGACACTAAAAAACTTGCAAAGCTACCTTTGGGAAGTTTAACCTCGTCATCACCCATTGTCCTTGTCAGAAAAGATGATAAATATCGCAAAAGACTTCAGAACTTGATAGCAGGATCTGCATTTGTTTATTGTGGTTGGAAGGTCTACTGGTGGTATTTTGGTTGA
- the LOC138014557 gene encoding uncharacterized protein, giving the protein MAISAGTTPLIGSNDDDLEGDPDTEGLGAAENVSDNSCDNELPGKQPLSIKRRIALVGALLLCVFTVFAFAFLLPCHKQRCQKVPVCPGKGDLKSINWTANFSGIIPGLLSLADTTGYGGADILVEFNIKEDEFDNSSFLSEICKDKICRGSGVLAIDGSCGTRLWIFNNNFSFSLMDCERIAGGTDINDRHCLLLEEKVKVVLLNINNGTTKWQSESKANQRISAFKYVNDIDNDGFRDVVFVNERGGRGSEGNINLLSGKTGKAVGRSLPLPEGDGGSNILAVHTLSNAEQFVIIGSKSAKKNRTSLWAISVHDLLHKVRNGTKVIPGIPWGKRHPDTVTGFISIFKESLILGQPLLTDLDSDGEKDIVFLEERNGLSLRAMNGNNLGVLWNVTVPSAVSIDKLFQVQHSAEGNSTDVALLVKHGNHSCSLMVIAGLTGKTRWSFESSTGFPVAPVPVQGLSGVKQAFVLWLSKAEAMRLFPRSRKSREIQPGSPQDQNANGHTAAKTRKLLSSILRKGDRDKHLTSTGMHLKSNPEQFSHHNNDDHRSENSKDVDNDLKDNNIDFSSYRDEVAGILVRKFDLDLDGEIERKGTSDSLVAMQEALDAWDENIKTGKALLFPRNEYIQDPRMGPNKESFYDPKNSFNFLHNAGIISQQTWKRKRRLSKHNYRDLAQELRDLANQKQDEDLALGVKKEDETTYVQSGGKGLIKRNGKLDSLIKSENADHKSSLSSQEEDLPSSMSIQKKSEMLSNDRQGQKNLGSRRRGDFKIREMTLGQESLIASKETVRESAQDILQRLSANNMLKKKKIPFENDRQDNLNVGPAEKPSFHKRSVGSSQPGSQCIKSSNDDADSYVTVLLIKDAEGRQHLAEITEERPLYLDAEEYERLFNVKKGVARPSSCLRLIPSLQSEPVLRDTEEGLDLVYTVTLVSEGNSHHVGKVRKMTMSQVFQNLEGLKTVISKKQISKRENDYSISFPRIN; this is encoded by the exons ATGGCTATTTCAGCCGGCACAACACCGCTTATAGGATCGAATGATGATGATCTCGAAGGCGATCCAGACACAGAGGGGCTCGGTGCGGCTGAAAACGTTAGCGACAACTCATGTGACAACGAGCTTCCAGGGAAACAGCCGTTGTCGATAAAACGTAGGATTGCCTTGGTTGGCGCTCTTCTACTTTGCGTGTTCACTGTCTTCGCGTTTGCATTTCTGCTTCCTTGTCATAAACAGCGGTGCCAGAAAGTTCCAGTTTGTCCTGGCAAAGGAGACTTGAAGTCGATTAACTGGACTGCTAATTTTAGCGGGATTATCCCAGGTCTTCTCTCCCTGGCAGACACTACCGGCTATGGTGGTGCAGACATTTTAGTTGAGTTCAACATTAAGGAAGACGAATTTGATAATTCCTCGTTTTTAAGCGAGATTTGTAAGGATAAAATTTGTCGTGGTAGTGGTGTTCTAGCCATCGATGGCTCCTGTGGCACCAGATTGTGgatttttaataataacttcTCCTTTAGTCTTATGGACTGTGAGAGGATTGCTGGAGGAACAGATATTAATGACCGGCATTGCTTGTTGCTGGAAGAGAAGGTCAAAGTTGTCCttcttaatattaataatggGACAACAAAATGGCAGTCGGAATCAAAGGCCAACCAAAGGATATCTGCATTTAAATATGTCAATGATATAGACAACGATGGTTTTAGAGATGTTGTGTTTGTGAATGAGCGAGGTGGTCGTGGCAGTGAGGGTAATATCAACTTGCTTTCAGGGAAAACTGGGAAAGCTGTTGGTCGCTCCCTCCCTTTACCAGAAGGTGATGGTGGAAGTAACATCCTTGCTGTTCATACTTTGTCAAATGCAGAACAGTTTGTGATAATTGGCTCAAAGTCAGCAAAGAAGAACAGAACGTCATTGTGGGCTATATCAGTCCATGATCTTTTACACAAGGTTAGAAATGGAACCAAAGTGATACCAGGCATACCTTGGGGGAAGCGTCATCCAGACACGGTCACTGGCTTCATTTCCATTTTCAAAGAATCTCTGATCCTAGGGCAACCACTCCTGACTGATCTTGATTCTGATGGTGAGAAAGACATTGTCTTTTTGGAAGAGAGGAATGGACTTTCCCTTAGGGCTATGAATGGAAATAATCTAGGAGTTTTGTGGAATGTCACTGTACCATCAGCTGTTTCCATTGACAA GTTATTCCAAGTACAACACTCTGCTGAAGGAAATTCCACAGATGTTGCTCTGTTGGTTAAACATGGAAACCATTCCTGTTCACTTATGGTCATTGCTGGACTAACAGGAAAGACCAGGTGGTCTTTTGAGAGTAGTACTGGTTTCCCTGTCGCTCCAGTACCAGTGCAAGGACTGTCGGGTGTGAAGCAAGCTTTTGTGTTGTGGCTTTCAAAAGCAGAGGCTATGAGGTTATTCCCTAGGTCAAGGAAATCCAGGGAAATTCAGCCTGGCAGTCCTCAAGACCAAAATGCCAACGGGCATACAGCCGCAAAAACTAGAAAACTTTTATCCTCTATCTTGAGAAAGGGAGACAGAGATAAACATCTTACAAGCACTGGTATGCATTTGAAATCTAATCCAGAACAGTTCTCTCACCACAACAATGATGATCATCGTTCAGAAAACAGCAAAGATGTTGACAATGACTTGAAAgataataatattgattttaGCTCTTACCGTGACGAAGTTGCTGGTATTTTGGTTAGGAAATTTGATCTTGACCTTGACGGAGAAATCGAGAGGAAAGGTACCAGTGATTCTCTTGTTGCCATGCAAGAAGCTCTTGATGCATGGGATGAAAATATCAAAACTGGGAAAGCATTACTGTTCCCAAGGAATGAGTACATTCAAGATCCAAGGATGGGTCCTAACAAGGAATCCTTTTACGATCCAAAGAactctttcaattttttgcaCAATGCTGGTATAATTAGTCAGCAGACATGGAAGAGGAAAAGACGATTGAGTAAGCACAATTACCGTGATCTTGCCCAGGAACTCCGAGATTTGGCAAACCAAAAACAAGATGAGGATCTAGCTTTGGGTGTTAAAAAGGAGGACGAAACTACATATGTGCAAAGTGGAGGCAAGGGTTTAATAAAGAGAAATGGCAAACTAGATAGCTTGATCAAGAGTGAAAATGCAGATCATAAATCTTCCCTCAGCAGTCAGGAGGAAGACTTGCCTAGCAGTATGagcattcaaaagaaaagtgaaatgTTATCCAATGACAGGCAAGGGCAGAAAAATTTAGGCTCCAGAAGAAGAGGAGACTTCAAAATCAGGGAAATGACCTTAGGACAGGAGAGTCTAATTGCCTCCAAAGAAACTGTTAGAGAAAGTGCACAAGATATTCTCCAAAGACTGTCTGCAAATAACATGCTCAAAAAGAAGAAGATCCCTTTTGAAAATGACAGGCAGGATAATTTAAATGTGGGACCAGCTGAGAAGCCCTCCTTCCATAAGAGGTCTGTTGGGTCCTCGCAACCAGGATCACAGTGTatcaaaagttcaaatgatGATGCTGATTCATATGTGACTGTGCTGTTGATTAAGGATGCTGAAGGAAGACAGCATCTTGCTGAAATTACTGAAGAAAGACCTCTTTACTTGG ATGCAGAAGAATACGAAAGATTGTTTAATGTCAAGAAAGGAGTTGCAAGACCAAGCTCATGTTTACGACTAATACCCAGTCTCCAGTCTGAACCTGTGCTAAGAGATACAGAGGAGGGCCTGGATCTGGTATACACTGTCACCTTGGTTTCAGAGGGAAATTCTCACCATGTTGGAAAAGTTAGGAAAATGACCATGTCACAAGTTTTTCAAAACCTGGAAGGCttaaaaactgtgatttccAAGAAACAAATATCAAAAAGGGAAAATGATTATTCTATTAGCTTCCCAAGAATTAATTAA